One part of the Solanum dulcamara chromosome 3, daSolDulc1.2, whole genome shotgun sequence genome encodes these proteins:
- the LOC129882194 gene encoding exocyst complex component EXO70H1-like produces the protein MPRKGMKTLNWFSPKHNSTIDTNSPSTSQFSSPSRFAFSPSRSSFSEVVIDRTIEMAETMITKWDPDTTTFAKVTSLFYENRKEAKDFIKCVNNLHKAMHFHASENSRSDKLIRAQSLMQIAMKRLQKEFYQILSINRAHLDPESISTISSRTSISTRSSTSEFEVEDDDDRVAAISGESISEVEDISSGVMADLRLIAECMISSGYTKECLQIYKVIRKSIIDEGIYRLGVEKLSISQVHKMHWEVVDLKIKDWLNAMDVAMKTLFDGERILCDHVFASSNAIRESCFTEISKDGAMILFSLPEIVAKNSKKSPEKVFRLLDMYTSIVEHGTEIETTFSFDSESDIRSQALTSLVKLGESIRMSLAEFETALQKESSKMTIAGGGIHPLTIDAMNYIILLADYSNVLSDILADSPPPAKGSLPESYFGIADSDFSPAPAISLRFAWLILILLCKLDVKAKHYKDVSVAYLFLANNLRYVVIKVRSSNLKYLLGENWISKQEGKIKQFATNYERLGWNHVMESLPREPNASMAPQQVKEIFKRFNSSFEQAHRKQSHYVVPNSKLRDDLKVSIARKILPVYREFYNKHKDTIVKERHSSHVIKYSAEDLAHFLSDLFFGPIESGSSSSVESSPSRTIPSQLQ, from the coding sequence ATGCCGAGAAAAGGAATGAAAACTCTGAATTGGTTTTCTCCAAAACATAATTCAACAATTGATACTAATTCTCCATCTACTTCACAATTCTCTTCTCCTTCTCGTTTCGCGTTTTCGCCATCTCGTTCGAGCTTTTCTGAAGTTGTGATCGATCGGACGATTGAGATGGCGGAAACGATGATCACGAAATGGGATCCTGACACTACTACCTTCGCTAAAGTGACTTCTCTGTTCTATGAGAATAGAAAAGAAGCAAAGGATTTCATCAAGTGTGTGAATAATTTACATAAGGCGATGCATTTTCATGCAAGTGAGAATTCCAGATCTGATAAGCTTATTCGTGCTCAATCGTTGATGCAAATTGCGATGAAACGACTACAAAAGGAGTTTTACCAGATTCTATCAATAAACAGAGCACATTTGGATCCGGAATCTATATCCACTATTTCTTCACGTACTTCGATAAGTACTCGATCGAGCACCTCTGAATTCGAAGTTGAGGATGATGATGATCGTGTTGCTGCGATTTCTGGTGAATCTATTTCTGAAGTTGAGGATATTTCTAGTGGTGTAATGGCGGATTTGAGATTGATAGCAGAGTGTATGATCTCTTCTGGATATACGAAAGAGTGCTTGCAGATTTACAAAGTTATACGTAAATCAATTATCGATGAAGGCATTTATAGACTTGGTGTTGAGAAATTGAGTATTTCGCAAGTTCATAAAATGCATTGGGAAGTTGTGGATCTGAAGATTAAGGATTGGCTTAACGCGATGGATGTAGCTATGAAAACATTGTTCGATGGAGAGAGGATTCTCTGTGATCACGTTTTTGCTTCTAGTAATGCAATTAGAGAATCGTGTTTTACTGAAATTTCAAAAGATGGAGCTATGATTCTGTTTAGCTTACCGGAAATTGTGGCGAAAAATAGTAAGAAGTCGCCGGAAAAAGTGTTCCGTCTGCTAGATATGTACACTTCCATCGTCGAGCACGGGACGGAGATTGAAACTACATTTTCGTTTGATTCAGAATCCGATATCCGATCTCAAGCATTGACATCACTCGTCAAGCTCGGCGAGTCTATAAGGATGTCTTTGGCTGAGTTTGAAACTGCTCTTCAAAAGGAATCCTCAAAGATGACGATTGCCGGCGGTGGAATCCATCCTCTCACCATTGACGCAATGAATTACATCATTCTACTTGCCGATTACAGCAACGTACTCTCCGATATCCTCGCCGATTCTCCACCTCCGGCCAAAGGTTCGTTGCCGGAATCATACTTCGGTATCGCTGATTCAGATTTTTCTCCGGCACCGGCGATCTCACTCCGATTTGCTTGGCTGATTCTCATTCTTCTCTGCAAACTCGACGTTAAAGCAAAACACTACAAGGACGTTTCTGTCGCGTACCTCTTCTTAGCCAACAATCTCCGGTACGTCGTTATAAAAGTCCGTTCATCAAATCTCAAGTACTTGCTAGGTGAAAATTGGATATCAAAACAAGAGGGAAAAATCAAACaatttgccacaaattatgaaCGTCTAGGATGGAACCACGTCATGGAATCTCTCCCGCGAGAACCAAACGCGTCAATGGCTCCACAACAAGTGAAAGAGATATTCAAGAGATTCAATTCATCGTTCGAGCAAGCTCACCGGAAGCAATCCCATTACGTCGTACCAAATAGTAAGCTTCGAGATGATTTGAAAGTGTCAATCGCAAGGAAAATACTTCCCGTATATAGAGAGTTTTACAATAAACACAAGGATACGATAGTTAAAGAAAGACATTCGAGTCATGTGATCAAATATTCTGCTGAAGATTTAGCACATTTTTTGTCCGATTTATTTTT
- the LOC129882195 gene encoding UDP-glucuronic acid decarboxylase 1 isoform X2 produces MKLHKQSSRRDEELPNSQMNQPYSPKTLKYPNRSLPRSINYLLKEQRLLFILVGILIGSTFFIIQPSLSHLSTSSEPHSSIPRSYNALNHESLSTWSSYNDKDLNFRVNRGTGRVPVGVGRKGMRIVVTGGAGFVGSHLVDKLIKRGDDVIVIDNFFTGRKENVKHHFGNPRFELIRHDVVEPILLEVDQIYHLACPASPVHYKYNPVKTIKTNVMGTLNMLGLAKRIGARFLLTSTSEVYGDPLEHPQKETYWGHVNPIGVRSCYDEGKRTAETLTMDYHRGADVEVRIARIFNTYGPRMCLDDGRVVSNFVAQAIRKQPMTVYGDGKQTRSFQYVSDLVDGLVALMEGEHIGPFNLGNPGEFTMLELAGVVKEVIDPSATIEFRDNTADDPHKRKPDISKAKELLNWEPKVSLREGLPLMVNDFRNRILNEDEGKGN; encoded by the exons ATGAAATTGCACAAACAGTCAAGTAGAAGAGATGAGGAATTACCCAATTCCCAAATGAACCAACCATACTCACCAAAGACCTTGAAATACCCAAACAGATCTCTTCCAAGATCCATCAATTATCTCCTGAAAGAACAAAGACTTTTGTTCATTCTTGTTGGTATTCTAATTGGTTCCACTTTTTTCATCATTCAACCTAGTCTTTCTCACCTTAGCACATCTTCTGAACCACATTCTTCAATACCCAGATCATATAATGCCTTAAATCATGAATCTTTGTCAACATGGTCTTCATATAATGATAAAGATTTAAACTTTAGGGTAAATAGGGGTACTGGGAGGGTACCAGTTGGGGTTGGGAGGAAAGGGATGAGGATTGTGGTGACTGGTGGTGCTGGATTTGTGGGGAGTCATTTAGTGGATAAGTTAATTAAGAGAGGTGATGATGTTATTGTGATTGATAATTTCTTTACTGGAAGGAAAGAAAATGTGAAGCATCATTTTGGGAATCCAAGATTTGAGCTTATTAGGCATGATGTTGTTGAGCCTATTTTGTTGGAAGTGGATCAGATTTACCATTTGGCTTGTCCTGCTTCACCAGTTCACTACAAGTATAATCCTGTCAAAACTATT AAGACAAATGTGATGGGCACCCTTAACATGTTGGGGCTTGCGAAGAGAATTGGTGCGAGATTCTTGCTTACTAGTACAAGTGAGGTTTATGGTGATCCACTTGAGCATCCTCAAAAGGAAACGTATTGGGGTCATGTGAATCCAATAG GTGTTAGGAGCTGCTACGATGAGGGAAAACGGACTGCGGAAACCTTGACTATGGATTACCATCGCGGTGCAGATGTCGAG GTTCGTATTGCTCGGATTTTCAATACATATGGACCTCGTATGTGTCTAGATGATGGCCGTGTTGTCAGCAACTTCGTTGCCCAG GCCATCCGCAAGCAACCAATGACAGTATATGGTGATGGAAAGCAAACTCGAAGTTTTCAATATGTCTCTGATCTG GTTGATGGATTGGTGGCCCTCATGGAGGGTGAGCATATTGGCCCTTTCAACTTGGGAAATCCAGGAGAATTCACCATGTTGGAGCTTGCTGGG GTGGTCAAAGAAGTGATTGATCCCAGTGCCACTATCGAGTTCAGAGACAACACTGCGGATGATCCTCACAAGAGGAAACCCGATATTAGCAAAGCAAAGGAGCTACTAAACTGGGAACCAAAAGTATCGTTACGAGAGGGGCTTCCCCTCATGGTCAATGATTTCCGCAATCGTATCTTGAATGAAGATGAAGGCAAAGGGAACTAA
- the LOC129882195 gene encoding UDP-glucuronic acid decarboxylase 1 isoform X1 codes for MGTLNMLGLAKRIGARFLLTSTSEVYGDPLEHPQKETYWGHVNPIGVRSCYDEGKRTAETLTMDYHRGADVEVRIARIFNTYGPRMCLDDGRVVSNFVAQAIRKQPMTVYGDGKQTRSFQYVSDLVDGLVALMEGEHIGPFNLGNPGEFTMLELAGVVKEVIDPSATIEFRDNTADDPHKRKPDISKAKELLNWEPKVSLREGLPLMVNDFRNRILNEDEGKGN; via the exons ATGGGCACCCTTAACATGTTGGGGCTTGCGAAGAGAATTGGTGCGAGATTCTTGCTTACTAGTACAAGTGAGGTTTATGGTGATCCACTTGAGCATCCTCAAAAGGAAACGTATTGGGGTCATGTGAATCCAATAG GTGTTAGGAGCTGCTACGATGAGGGAAAACGGACTGCGGAAACCTTGACTATGGATTACCATCGCGGTGCAGATGTCGAG GTTCGTATTGCTCGGATTTTCAATACATATGGACCTCGTATGTGTCTAGATGATGGCCGTGTTGTCAGCAACTTCGTTGCCCAG GCCATCCGCAAGCAACCAATGACAGTATATGGTGATGGAAAGCAAACTCGAAGTTTTCAATATGTCTCTGATCTG GTTGATGGATTGGTGGCCCTCATGGAGGGTGAGCATATTGGCCCTTTCAACTTGGGAAATCCAGGAGAATTCACCATGTTGGAGCTTGCTGGG GTGGTCAAAGAAGTGATTGATCCCAGTGCCACTATCGAGTTCAGAGACAACACTGCGGATGATCCTCACAAGAGGAAACCCGATATTAGCAAAGCAAAGGAGCTACTAAACTGGGAACCAAAAGTATCGTTACGAGAGGGGCTTCCCCTCATGGTCAATGATTTCCGCAATCGTATCTTGAATGAAGATGAAGGCAAAGGGAACTAA